Below is a genomic region from Zea mays cultivar B73 chromosome 9, Zm-B73-REFERENCE-NAM-5.0, whole genome shotgun sequence.
ATTTCTGGCGTTTTTATCACCTTTTCCACCTGTGGTTCTTCAGCCTTGTCATCTCTAGCTTCggctggcccgactgtaggcatATTTGGCACTACAATCGGCTCTTCAGTACTATGCACAATCAGAGCAGCGTGCTTTGCTTCGACAGCTGAGGAGGTCCCCGTGCCAAATTTAGGTACCACAGCCTGTTCAATGTAATGCGGCCagtgagtcagaaccttcatctttttgcccttcggcttaGTTGCAATAGCCGAAGCGACagtctttctctttttctcttgCCCTCGTAACGGGTAATGGTAATCAGgatatacgaagccaatagcatcaaatatcctgttcaatcttttcttgccccgaccctcGAAAGCTACGGAtagagcattatcttcggccttagAGTATGCCCTGAGTAactcatcactggtagcttcaatacacttcagccagtcatcgtctggctcatcaaacttctccctaaacctgaaggtatacttcaatcggacCAGACCACCCTCACTGGAATCagcggtggtctccttcggcatatcccagctctccacaagtggccataccctgaaggctatatgctcttgaatcaaatccctcgtgccaatgaaggcacacatagtgctgaaggccttctgacatgcttcaacattgccatcaatttccacattcggcctttggaggccgaagcgagaccagatggggcgctgaatgattcctttgatgtcttcccttgcctttaaatcatttttaacgtaaaaccactcctccatccaggccccgggccaccttttccggaatgttggcactgggtggcttgcattggggcgagcaataaatccataacaactgaagttgttgtggtactgttctttgccagtagccttcgtctcatataaaagctcgtgcatactgtagAAGCACTTCAcacttggctctagcccctgactccttacagcccagacaaaaatctccATCCtacttatagcttcgggggtaatctgatgaaggaagatctagtatatcttcagcacttcaaccacaaacttgctcagcgggaaccgaagacctgcctttaagaagctttggtatataacaacttcgttttcctccgaGGCAGGGGCAATActgtctcctccaactctgacaatagacatgtccgAAAATACCTCCCCCTCATGGCATCGATATGACTCTGcttgatagtcgattttccgaagatagtatggcttgggcgccacagccgatcctcagaatcttcatccccactttctacgtcataactatcactgtcattagaatcttcggataaacccttcatgatctccttagtaatcttctctatatttgtttttgccatggactcaataaatccagcaatgaAAGGATCCACAGCTTTTTTCTCTTCAAACAGCTTCGTCTCCTCGGTTgttttcttctcttcagtcatcttcttctctctACTCATCTTCTTCTTTTTAAATTTGGAGCATACgtgtctttaaaccgaagctctaaaaactcgaaaatcaggcaagagctaaaaatttgagaaaataacgtaAATGGCAGAAGTGGCGTATCAGATGCTGCCGctatggttcatatttatactcccagtgctttgcaacttggtggaccccgtttgtcattgactgttactattctagcaaagggaatatgttttttcggaccttcgacttaaggccttcgttcacgttgcagcctaaattcgttgttataacaaattaatactgcaaggggctactgttaggggTCTTCgtgttccgaaggtcctcaaaaacaagattaacaatgtttcccaagtgtaatatatgtacaggaacctttggACTCGGAATGAAGTTGTACATAATAGGAAAAACATGGTTGGGACGAAGGTTGATCCAgctccgaagctatgcacaaggaagcttcggctcagcagcagaaaaaggaaccgacttaaagaggaaaatgctatttagccctcgatagattgtccttaagtcaatagtgaacatgaagggcacgaatgtaattttacacaggctgcgtcctgtgcctataaatagatgaacagtagcaccgtactgttcacgctgacttgtattcactcgtgcgtcacgcttggacttttgccttctgtcaagccgatggtacaaatgtaattcaatattgttcatgttcattaaTGATGATATAAAAAAGATATATCAACAATGTCATATGGTTGTTCATGTcatttttcatgtttcatatgattcttttttcattaatatatgctgcgatgatgaaggtacgttcttcgtgaccttcgtctgaagttcattatatcctaagggagataatgcttcgaaggacgaaggaccttaaccattaacattttgtgttgtctttgttcttaactcatagcatttgagaacaaatccCCAACATATTCAGATGGTAAATATTACTCATTAAGGATGTCCATGGTTTCTTGTAAGTATTTGAATGCCTTCGTCAAGGAGTCAAAGATATGTACGATTCCTTGATCCATTGAAATCATTAGAACTATCCAATGAAAGCTCTAGAAATGTTATAAAAAAGGAAGAGTAAAATAGACTACATATTTAGTTAGATTAGGTACGGCTTCGAGCCTATGAAAAGATAGTGAATCTATATACTACTCTTTAAGAGAGTAGTGTAGGCGTTCACAGGGTGAgggtggtgcacggttctgcctcccGCCTCCAGATCTCGGGCTCGCCCAAACCGCCACCCATCACCAGCCGCCATCTCCGCGCGTTTGGCACCCATCACCAGTCGCCATCCCCGTCCGCCATCTCCGCGCGTCTGGCACCCATGACCCATCACCAACCGCCATCCCCGCCCTGCTCTCCTATCTGTTGTCCGCACCCTCGGGACATGTAAGGAGAATCTCCAAATCTTGAGCGCGAGGACTGAGGGCGAGCGGGATGGGGAGGCGAGGAGCGAGGCGGCGAGCGCGGAGACGGCGGCCGTCCGGAGCAGCGTGAGCGCGGAGCCGTCGACGGACGCGAGCGGCGTATCAGTGGCGGCACTGAAGAGAGAGACGACGACGTGGACGGACGGGAGGCGCAGCGAGTTGGACGGGAAGGAAGTGACGGCCTTGAGCGCGAAGTAGGGTAGCGACGGGTGCGCGCACCAGGAGGGCATCAGGAGAAGTGCGGCGGACGGCGCCGTGGGGAGTGGGATGGAGACGTGTTGCGGGCACTGGATGCCGGCGGAGAGCTCGGGATGGGCGAGGCCCGCGCGGAGGTGTGGGATCATCGCGCGTGCACACCTGACGCCGGAGGATGGTCTGCCGCGTCGACTCCCGGTTGGCGAGCACCCGCCGCAGCCGCTTCTCCTCCTTCTCCGCCTGGAATTATTTGGCATCCACCCACCCACCCATCAGACTCAGACGGTCTAGCAGCTAGCTAGCAGACAGGATGCATACGACAACCAACCGCACAGCTTAATTACCTCGGTGAGCATGATGTACCGGGGATGGGCAGCAGCGCCGGAGCTGCTGGAGCAGGACGGCGACTGCATCACCCCGACGCGGCCGAGCCGGAGGCTCAACCTCGTGCTCGCCGCCGTCTCCTCGTCGTCGGTCGTCTCCAACAAGCTGCGAGGGGAACGAGATTTTGTTGTCCAGCTCATTCAGAAAAATTCTTCGTGGTCAAATGTTGCATGCTACGAGCTTGTTGCACGACACTAGGAAGGTGTTTGATGAAATGCTCAAGCCAACACCGTTCCAATTTCCATTTTTTGGTAATCTCTAATTCATGCCCGGTATGCCGACTCAGTGAAGTGAAGCAAATCATTTATTTAATTTTTAATTCATGTGGTACGTTACTTTACCTAATAAGTATACAATATTTTTTTATAATATTTATATGTTATTTTACCTAATACGTATATGTTATTTTTTCCATAATATTTATACGTTCATAAATTTGTAGTATTGAAATTTATTAATTTCATCATTTTTAACATCATTTTAACGCCGTATGTTAGAACCAATTGAAATATATATGAAAACATTGAGTAAATATGGTAGTTCATGTATTCTGTTAATATTGTAGGTATAGTGGACGGGATCTAGAGGATATTGCTGAAGATAAAAAAAATTATAGAAAACAAAATCTTTTAGATGATGCTATAAAGGTTAGAGAATATTTTTAAAGGATGAAATTTATATACCTTGTTGAAGACAGACTCAGCTGCAAGGCAAGCAACAGAAGCAGCAACTCGCTGGCTCTAGGCTCCCGCGGACGAAATCGAGTGGGGAGTGCGGACTGATGGTTCCAGCCTTCCAGGCCCGCGTGGGGGAGATGGCCGAGTGGACCACCGGCTCTCTACCCATAGCAATGGCCCATGCGTGGCCGGTCGATCTCCAACAGAACCAGCTCTCTATCGATTGTTTAGGTAGTGTTCCGTTCAAGCGTACTGTGGGACAGAGCCGTTTGGTTTCtaatctctatctctactatCTATTAAGTCAATAGTGTAGACCACGACACTAACATGACTTCACCCTTCCCAGACCCCACCGGCAGATATGCGGCCCGTCGCGGCCTCTATTGGCCATTCCGGTCTCGAGGCCCAAGCATGGCGGCCTTTCATCGGAGGCCCAAGCCCAACACAACTAGCTTCAGTTCGGTACACTTGGTAGCTCGACAGCCCGACAACAATTAGCAACAACGACATACACGTAGAAGTGGCAGTTGAGTTTAAGTGCAAAAACAACCCAACCCCAGTAGTGTGTAGCTGGCGGCAAGTCTCCCGAGCAGTGCAATGGATTTTTTATTGCCTCTCACTTACAAGTACAGTTGTAGTATCTGTTCATGTACGCACACACTCACACCAAAACGCACACCAACTCTCCCCTACCGTACACAAGCAGACCATGACTCCACTCTCCCCCAGGCCTGTGCACGCTCGCCAACACCCGTGTCGCCTCCCGCACCCTCCGCACGAGACGCCCCAGCCAACCTCTCGCTTCTCGCATTCACGTCGATTGGCTCTCGCAACGAACTGCCTCCGCCTGCAAACCATGACCTCCACGTCAGTCGCATGTCTTCACGCCATCTGCAACATCCATGACATGTTAGTTGTCACGTCCCACCTGCCCACTCCACAACATACTCCAGCCCGCTTCTCCACCCGCACCAAAATGCACACCAACTCACCTCTATCGTACACAAGCAGACCATGACTCCACCCCCAGGCCCGCGCACGCTCGCCAACACCCGTGTCGCCTCCCGCACCCTCTGCACGACAAGCCCCAGCCAGCCTCTCGCTTCTCGCGTTCGCGCCGATTGGCTCTCACAACGAACTTCCTCCGCCAGCAAACCATGACCTCCACGCCAGTCGCCAGTCTTCACGCCATCTGCAACCTCCATGCCATGTCAGTCGTCGTGTCCCACTCGCCCACTCCACAACAGACTCCCACCCGCTTCTCCACCCGCAAGAAGGAGGGCGCCCGCCTAGATAAGGTTGCACCAGCTTCTCCTGTAGCTGCCACTGCCGAATGGCGATTGGTTCCAATAATTGGTGGGAGCTTTCCTCACTAACCTAACCGGCCAACAACTCACGGTCGATCATTCGAGTGTCATCCCGCCAGACGCTCGTCCACAAGCTCGATGACGCCTagatgaagctgaagctgatgTTCCTCTTCGCCGCCACCCCGCAACACCGGCATCGGCCTCAGGTCCATATTTGGACCCGCAACAGTAGCAGCAGCCACTGTCGTTCCCGACCACGAGGCACCATCACTAGCGATGGCATCGCCGACCAGCGGTGAGTGTCCCCGTGACGTCCAAATGAGGGTGACGCCGAGTTTCTACCTTACCACCCAAGTGATGTTTGTTATTTCGTATATATGTTTCATACTAATTTTTTACTCccatggcaacgcacgggcacgaaCCTAGTATTAACTTAAAATTGTAAGGAAGAAGTACATATTGTATATAAGGTTGTTTGTGTAAAAAATGAACAATCGTTTTATGACTTCCTCACGGAAGTCTTAAACTGTTTTCTGGTTAATAACCACTAAATCAATGAATACAATGCTTACCTTTTTCCTTAATTTGGAGCAATGGGAAGGTGGAGAAGAAAGGGCACAAGGAGTGCCAACACCTAACAACTAGACACAACCGAACAACCCTAGTGTGAATCTTCTGCATATCTTTAGGTGTGCATGCCTTATTTATACATAGTTACATACATAAACATAACATATCATACATTCTTTATGCGACCACAAACGGCATTAACACCACACTTACAGTACGTTGTTCACATGACAAACATACACGGATGATACATCAGCACAACACAGGATACATACAGCAAACATAGCGCAACACCAACGACAGAGCAGAATTCGCACGATAACAATAAATAGTTCATGCACTCACGTCACACCTCAGAACTCGAGCATACCGTAGAGTTGCACGAGGTGGTCGGGCACGAGCGGCACGTCGAGCGGTAGGCCGGCCACGTCACCGAGCAGGCGGAGCTGGGAGTTCCGCAGTAGGAGCGTGGCGCACAGCTGGCGCGCGTGCGCGGCGAGCACCCGATTCTCCTGCTCGAGCTCTATGCTCTGCcgcacgacgccgccgacgccggCGCGCATCGCCTCGTTCTCGCGCCGAAGGCGCTCCGCCACCGCGGTCAGGTCGTCGACGTGCTGCTGCTGCTTCATGCGGGACTTGCGCGCCGACAGCCTGTTGGAGGCCATGCGGTTGCGCCGCCGCTCCTCCTCCGTGATCGCCGCGGCGCGGCGCGCTCTCTGGGCGGCCGCCGGTGGAGCCATCCTACTACTTGAGAAGTGAAGCACTTACCAGCTGCTTGGAACACTGCCGCTAGCTGCTCCTAGTCGTATTGATTGGTCGAGTGCAGGAGTTCGCGTTAGGAGACGCACGGAACTTAGCAGCAAAGCAAGAGAGGAACGGGACAAGATCATGGAACGAAGAGGAACAATCACCGAGTAATTAATTAATACTAAGTAATTTTTTGCTGGAACTGGAACGACCAAAGCTTCGGCTCTGAATCAAACCAAAGCTTTGTTCGATCGGAACTTGGCGGTAGGCGGCCGATCAGGAGATCACGTAGAGGAAGTGGAGAAGCACGATGGAGAGGGAGTGGAGGTAGCAGAAGTGGAGGCTGACCTCCGTGAGCGACATAGCACAGAGCTTGGCGGACGAGAGCAGAGATTGTTGCAGCAGGTGGTAGCAAAACCTCGAAGGAAGGAAGTTAGCTAGCTGAAGTGAGGCATCCGGGGGGGAGGAGAGGAGGAGGCATGGGGGCGGCCCTTCCCAAAGAACCAAGAGCT
It encodes:
- the LOC103639220 gene encoding bZIP transcription factor 53 codes for the protein MAPPAAAQRARRAAAITEEERRRNRMASNRLSARKSRMKQQQHVDDLTAVAERLRRENEAMRAGVGGVVRQSIELEQENRVLAAHARQLCATLLLRNSQLRLLGDVAGLPLDVPLVPDHLVQLYGMLEF